The proteins below are encoded in one region of Meriones unguiculatus strain TT.TT164.6M chromosome 18, Bangor_MerUng_6.1, whole genome shotgun sequence:
- the Inafm2 gene encoding putative transmembrane protein INAFM2 — MKERDPAPAERGKPATYTGDKKAKMAAKTNKKWVRLATVFAYVLSVSLAAIVLAVYYSLIWQPVGAGTSGGAAGPPPGGSNATGPSGTSGAAAGPNATGPSRREAPRDAPPLQAVGPAAPEPAADGPLAGPLERPRGLDEDEEEEAAAPRSR; from the coding sequence ATGAAGGAGCGCGACCCGGCCCCGGCCGAGCGGGGCAAGCCGGCCACCTACACCGGGGACAAGAAGGCGAAGATGGCGGCCAAGACCAACAAGAAGTGGGTCCGGCTGGCCACGGTGTTCGCCTACGTGCTCTCCGTGTCGCTGGCCGCCATCGTGCTGGCCGTCTACTACAGCCTCATCTGGCAGCCGGTGGGCGCCGGGACCTCGGGGGGAGCCGCCGGCCCGCCCCCCGGCGGCTCCAACGCCACCGGCCCGTCTGGGACTTCGGGGGCGGCGGCGGGGCCCAACGCCACCGGGCCGTCCCGCCGCGAGGCGCCTCGCGACGCGCCCCCGCTGCAGGCGGTGGGGCCGGCGGCCCCGGAGCCCGCCGCGGACGGTCCCCTGGCCGGGCCGCTCGAGCGCCCGCGGGGGCTGGACGAGGACGAAGAGGAGGAGGCCGCTGCGCCCCGGAGCCGTTGA